A window of Alkalicoccobacillus plakortidis contains these coding sequences:
- a CDS encoding SDR family oxidoreductase: MSIEGKVVIITGASSGIGEATAKELGANGAKLVLAARREDRLQSLQNNLKKEGVEVAYTTADVTSNEEMEQLAQFTLDKYGQIDVIINNAGLMPLANLNKKKVDEWNTMIDVNIKGVLYGIGAVLPHMRERKSGHIINISSVAGHEVMPGGAVYCGTKFAVRAITEGLRKEEAAEGNNIRTTIISPGAVQTELTDHISDSDAKQGADALYEVAISPNSIARAIRHTISEPDDVATNEIIIRPTAQEL, encoded by the coding sequence ATGAGTATTGAAGGAAAAGTTGTCATTATTACAGGTGCGTCAAGTGGAATTGGTGAAGCAACTGCCAAAGAACTAGGTGCAAATGGGGCAAAATTAGTTCTTGCTGCAAGAAGAGAGGACAGGCTTCAATCACTACAAAACAACCTAAAAAAAGAAGGCGTAGAAGTGGCCTATACAACAGCGGATGTAACTTCTAATGAGGAAATGGAACAGCTTGCACAGTTCACTTTAGATAAATACGGACAAATTGATGTGATTATCAACAATGCCGGTTTAATGCCACTCGCTAATTTAAATAAGAAAAAAGTAGACGAGTGGAATACGATGATTGATGTAAATATTAAAGGTGTACTTTACGGGATTGGTGCTGTTCTGCCTCATATGAGAGAACGTAAGTCCGGGCATATTATTAATATCTCATCTGTAGCAGGTCATGAAGTGATGCCAGGTGGCGCTGTTTATTGTGGAACAAAATTTGCCGTTCGTGCAATTACCGAGGGCTTACGAAAAGAAGAAGCTGCTGAAGGTAACAATATTCGTACAACTATTATCTCGCCAGGAGCCGTACAAACTGAATTAACGGATCATATTTCTGATTCAGACGCTAAGCAGGGTGCAGATGCATTATATGAAGTAGCCATTTCACCAAACAGTATCGCACGAGCAATCCGTCATACAATAAGTGAACCGGATGATGTAGCAACAAACGAAATAATCATCCGCCCAACTGCACAAGAATTGTAA
- a CDS encoding NADH-dependent flavin oxidoreductase, translating to MNSAYTSLFKPFTFRSGLEVDNRIMVAPMTHYSSNGDGTISEQELPYISARSEGPGVVITACANVTANGKAFPGQPGINDDAHIPGLKQLAEAIHEKGSKAVIQIHHGGVECPPELVPNGDVLSASDLPERGARALTDEEVKEVITGFGEATARAIEAGFDGVEIHGANGYLIQQFFSPHTNKRTDAWGGETATDRLAFPLAIVDAVKKVVAEKAPKNFLVGYRFSPEEPETPGLTMEDTFVLVDALAESQLDYLHVSLMEAHSKARRGADETRSRLSLLHERVGKLIPLVGVGSVHTPEEAVSVLEEGMDFVALGRGLLIEPNWVNLVKNGEEAHIQTVIKVSEKEKYVLPDPLWNVIMNAGGWVPFEE from the coding sequence ATGAACTCTGCTTATACATCGCTTTTTAAACCATTTACTTTTAGAAGTGGATTAGAAGTAGATAACCGGATTATGGTTGCACCAATGACGCATTATAGCTCTAATGGGGATGGAACAATCTCTGAGCAAGAATTACCATATATATCAGCTCGATCTGAAGGCCCAGGTGTCGTTATTACCGCTTGTGCAAACGTAACAGCTAACGGAAAAGCTTTCCCTGGTCAACCAGGAATTAACGATGATGCTCATATACCTGGCTTAAAACAGTTAGCAGAAGCCATTCATGAAAAAGGTTCAAAAGCCGTTATTCAGATTCATCATGGTGGTGTGGAATGTCCACCTGAATTAGTTCCAAATGGAGATGTTCTTAGTGCAAGTGATCTACCTGAGAGAGGTGCACGTGCTCTAACAGACGAAGAAGTTAAAGAGGTTATTACTGGATTTGGGGAAGCGACTGCAAGAGCGATCGAAGCTGGATTTGATGGCGTGGAAATCCACGGAGCAAACGGCTATCTCATTCAACAATTCTTCTCTCCACATACCAACAAGAGAACAGACGCGTGGGGTGGAGAAACAGCAACTGATCGATTAGCATTTCCTTTGGCAATCGTTGACGCTGTAAAAAAAGTAGTTGCTGAAAAAGCTCCAAAAAACTTCCTGGTTGGCTATCGCTTTTCACCTGAAGAACCAGAAACTCCAGGACTAACGATGGAGGATACATTTGTTTTAGTAGACGCATTAGCGGAGAGTCAGCTCGATTACCTTCACGTCTCTCTGATGGAAGCTCATTCTAAAGCACGTAGAGGTGCCGATGAAACAAGAAGTCGATTAAGTCTACTTCATGAGCGTGTTGGCAAATTAATTCCATTGGTTGGCGTAGGCTCCGTTCACACACCAGAAGAAGCAGTGTCAGTACTCGAAGAAGGAATGGACTTTGTCGCGTTAGGAAGAGGATTACTAATCGAACCAAACTGGGTTAATTTAGTTAAAAATGGCGAGGAAGCTCATATACAAACAGTTATCAAAGTCAGCGAGAAAGAGAAATACGTTTTACCTGATCCCTTATGGAATGTCATCATGAATGCCGGTGGTTGGGTACCATTTGAAGAATAG
- a CDS encoding ABC transporter ATP-binding protein → MKLEIKEVGKSFQKDGKITEVLKPTSIEIDKGTFVSVVGPSGCGKSTLFNIIVGLTRPSSGDVLVDGVSILNRNGQVGYMLQKDLLLPWRTIIQNIILGLEIKGITKKVAIAQAMPLLERYGLKGFENHFPNELSGGMRQRAALLRTFLFDADIMLLDEPFAALDAQTKGQMQSWLLRMWADVEKTIMFVTHDIDEALFLSDTVYVLSARPGSIKAVLSVDLERPRSRDVLLTNEFLDMKRTLYNLLAQEEKEEVGGEGDEPEENGGR, encoded by the coding sequence ATGAAACTTGAGATTAAAGAGGTAGGGAAATCGTTTCAAAAGGATGGGAAAATAACTGAGGTACTTAAACCAACAAGTATTGAAATAGATAAAGGAACGTTTGTCAGCGTGGTAGGGCCAAGTGGATGTGGAAAGTCAACGCTTTTTAATATCATCGTTGGACTAACAAGACCATCATCAGGAGATGTGTTAGTTGATGGCGTTAGTATATTGAATCGAAATGGGCAGGTCGGATATATGTTGCAAAAAGACCTACTTTTACCTTGGAGAACGATCATTCAAAACATCATCCTTGGACTTGAGATCAAAGGAATAACAAAAAAAGTAGCGATTGCACAAGCGATGCCCTTATTAGAACGATACGGGTTAAAGGGATTTGAGAACCATTTCCCAAATGAGCTCTCGGGAGGCATGAGGCAGCGTGCTGCTCTATTGCGTACATTTTTATTTGATGCTGACATCATGCTCTTAGATGAACCTTTTGCAGCACTAGATGCTCAGACTAAAGGGCAAATGCAATCCTGGTTATTAAGGATGTGGGCGGACGTTGAGAAAACTATTATGTTTGTAACCCATGATATTGATGAAGCCTTATTCTTGTCTGATACGGTTTATGTTCTTTCCGCAAGACCAGGGTCAATAAAGGCTGTTCTATCAGTCGATCTTGAGCGTCCTCGTTCACGAGACGTATTACTAACAAATGAATTTCTTGATATGAAACGCACTCTCTATAATTTACTCGCTCAAGAGGAAAAGGAGGAGGTTGGAGGTGAAGGCGATGAACCTGAAGAAAACGGAGGAAGGTGA
- a CDS encoding DeoR/GlpR family DNA-binding transcription regulator, whose translation MMLPLERHEKLLAYLNKHKALKVSVVSELLKVTEKTIRLDLEELEKRNLLQRVHGGAVLRKDTRRLFPEKERQSSHQNKKSDIALEALKMITPNEVILLDGGSTTYALAELLGEFPVTVITNDIEIAHNLYAKENVQLTMLGGSQLGATTSLFGKQTIEALSHLYVNRLFLGTAGVSITQGLSVLNSFHYDWKSTVIKRAKYVTLLADSTKFEQVGLMKFAELNELDEVITDSELGSKYIQTILQS comes from the coding sequence ATGATGTTACCATTAGAACGCCATGAAAAGTTATTGGCCTATTTAAACAAACATAAAGCGCTAAAGGTATCTGTTGTAAGTGAGTTGCTAAAGGTAACTGAGAAAACGATTCGCCTTGATTTAGAAGAGCTCGAAAAGCGGAACTTATTACAACGTGTCCATGGCGGGGCGGTGTTACGTAAGGATACAAGACGACTGTTTCCTGAGAAGGAACGACAATCTAGTCATCAGAATAAAAAATCAGATATTGCTTTAGAAGCATTAAAGATGATTACTCCAAACGAAGTGATTTTATTGGATGGGGGTAGTACAACGTATGCGTTAGCTGAATTATTAGGTGAGTTTCCGGTCACGGTCATCACGAATGATATTGAGATTGCGCACAATTTGTATGCGAAAGAGAATGTTCAATTAACGATGCTTGGAGGCTCTCAGCTTGGGGCAACGACCTCGTTGTTTGGTAAACAAACAATAGAGGCATTATCTCACCTATATGTGAATCGGTTATTTCTTGGAACAGCAGGAGTCTCAATTACTCAAGGTTTGTCTGTCTTAAATAGTTTTCACTATGACTGGAAAAGCACAGTTATTAAGCGGGCGAAATACGTGACGCTGCTTGCTGACTCTACAAAATTTGAACAAGTTGGTTTAATGAAATTTGCAGAGCTTAATGAGCTTGATGAGGTGATTACTGATTCTGAGCTTGGATCAAAGTATATACAAACAATTCTCCAGTCTTAA
- a CDS encoding agmatine deiminase family protein, with protein sequence MSMSEKQYKMPAEWSSHARTMIAWPVKDSMVYPENFAQVCDGYEQLILAISEFEPVLVVVNPEDEAIVSPRFTHAPVELISLPHNDAWLRDNGPTFVRDEENQLVGINWGFNAWGEKYEPWDLDDEVAPALLSFMKVPTVDAPLILEGGSIHVDGEGTLLTTEECLLNPNRNPHLSKEDVEKHLSTLLGVSKTVWLPLGLEGDETDGHIDNVACFAAPGKVILQVCNDPKDPNYTRSQEHLHILSQETDALGRPFEVIQIEQPPYREAEGQRLTLSYLNFYFVNDGLILPVFGGDAVEYDQRAQDVLQQVFPNRKIRTIDGMAIILEGGNVHCTTQQVPSERSTK encoded by the coding sequence ATATCCATGTCTGAAAAACAATATAAAATGCCCGCTGAATGGTCATCACATGCACGTACAATGATTGCATGGCCTGTAAAAGATTCAATGGTCTATCCAGAAAATTTCGCGCAAGTATGTGATGGGTACGAACAGTTAATTTTAGCAATAAGTGAATTCGAACCTGTTCTGGTCGTTGTAAATCCAGAGGATGAAGCTATAGTTTCTCCTCGCTTTACACATGCACCTGTTGAATTAATCTCACTCCCTCATAACGATGCGTGGCTGAGAGACAACGGACCAACCTTTGTACGAGATGAAGAAAATCAATTAGTCGGAATCAATTGGGGTTTTAATGCGTGGGGAGAAAAATACGAGCCTTGGGACCTTGATGATGAGGTAGCCCCTGCTCTCCTTTCTTTTATGAAGGTTCCAACCGTTGATGCCCCCTTGATCTTAGAAGGGGGTAGTATTCATGTAGATGGCGAGGGAACGTTGCTTACAACTGAAGAATGCCTGCTTAATCCAAATCGCAATCCCCATTTAAGCAAAGAGGATGTAGAAAAACACCTTAGTACACTACTTGGTGTTAGCAAAACCGTCTGGCTGCCTCTTGGTTTAGAAGGTGATGAAACAGATGGTCACATTGATAATGTTGCCTGTTTCGCCGCTCCTGGAAAAGTGATTTTGCAGGTATGCAATGACCCTAAAGATCCTAATTATACAAGAAGCCAAGAGCATCTTCATATTTTGTCGCAAGAGACAGATGCTTTAGGCCGACCATTTGAAGTCATTCAGATCGAACAGCCTCCTTATCGGGAAGCGGAAGGACAGCGTCTGACTTTAAGCTATCTTAACTTCTATTTTGTAAATGATGGCTTAATCCTTCCAGTATTCGGTGGAGATGCCGTAGAGTATGATCAGAGAGCTCAGGATGTACTACAACAAGTCTTTCCTAATCGTAAAATCCGTACAATTGACGGGATGGCTATCATCTTAGAAGGTGGCAATGTACATTGTACAACCCAACAAGTCCCCTCAGAAAGGAGCACAAAATGA
- the uxaC gene encoding glucuronate isomerase, which produces MITTGKAFIHDDFLLTNEPAKRLYHEYAKDQPILDYHCHVSPHEIAGDRRYNNIAEVWLHGDHYKWRGMRALGIDESYITGEKSDKDKFLKWASAVPHTIGNPLYHWTHLELKRYFGVDELLNEQSAERIWTQANERLQDADMSTRGIINQSNVNVICTTDDPIDSLESHKKLAAENGDFKTNVYPAFRPDKVLAVKTDTFIGYVEKLAAASDLDIRTYSDLLKALEKRADVFHEAGCRLSDHGIETIPFKEVTQAEAEAVFEKALNGSSITPEEELSYQAYTMQFLGRLYHKLDWTMQLHLGAARNNNTRMFNQLGADTGFDSMGDAPMAQSLNGFLNELERTDELPKSIIYTVNPIYNEVIASAIGNFQSSGARGKIQFGSGWWFNDQKDGMIKQLKDLSNIGLLSTFVGMLTDSRSFLSYTRHEYFRRVLCDLVGSWIAAGEAPDDYEWIGAMIENICYNNAERYFEFA; this is translated from the coding sequence ATGATCACTACTGGTAAAGCGTTTATTCATGATGATTTCCTTTTAACAAACGAACCTGCAAAAAGACTGTATCACGAATATGCAAAGGATCAACCTATTCTAGATTATCATTGTCATGTTTCACCTCATGAAATTGCTGGAGATCGTAGATATAACAATATTGCTGAAGTGTGGTTGCATGGAGACCATTATAAGTGGAGAGGTATGCGTGCATTAGGCATTGATGAGTCTTATATTACTGGGGAAAAAAGTGATAAGGATAAATTTCTTAAGTGGGCATCAGCCGTGCCTCATACGATTGGTAATCCTCTATACCACTGGACTCATCTCGAACTAAAGCGATACTTTGGTGTAGATGAATTATTAAATGAACAATCTGCAGAACGAATTTGGACTCAAGCAAATGAACGCCTGCAGGATGCTGATATGAGTACGAGAGGTATTATTAATCAATCAAATGTAAATGTCATTTGTACGACGGATGATCCAATTGATTCATTGGAATCTCATAAGAAACTAGCTGCTGAAAATGGAGATTTTAAAACAAACGTATACCCTGCGTTTCGTCCTGACAAGGTGCTTGCGGTGAAAACAGATACGTTTATTGGCTATGTAGAAAAGCTTGCAGCGGCAAGTGATTTAGATATCCGCACGTATAGCGATTTATTAAAAGCTCTAGAAAAACGAGCTGATGTTTTTCATGAGGCTGGTTGTCGTTTATCTGATCATGGAATTGAGACGATTCCATTTAAAGAAGTAACTCAAGCTGAAGCGGAGGCTGTATTTGAAAAGGCCCTTAATGGCAGCTCTATTACACCAGAAGAAGAGCTTTCCTATCAAGCGTATACGATGCAATTTCTAGGACGTCTCTACCATAAGTTAGATTGGACAATGCAGCTTCATTTAGGAGCGGCAAGAAACAACAATACAAGAATGTTTAATCAACTTGGGGCAGATACAGGTTTTGATTCAATGGGAGACGCTCCTATGGCTCAATCGTTAAATGGATTTTTGAATGAGCTTGAACGGACAGACGAACTGCCTAAATCAATTATTTACACAGTAAACCCTATTTATAATGAAGTGATCGCTTCGGCCATTGGAAACTTTCAATCTAGTGGAGCCCGAGGTAAGATCCAGTTTGGATCAGGTTGGTGGTTTAATGATCAAAAAGACGGCATGATCAAACAGTTGAAGGATCTTTCAAACATTGGACTTTTAAGTACGTTTGTTGGAATGCTGACTGACTCGCGAAGCTTCCTATCTTATACAAGACATGAATATTTCCGTCGGGTTTTATGTGATCTTGTAGGTAGCTGGATAGCAGCAGGTGAAGCGCCTGATGATTACGAGTGGATTGGTGCGATGATTGAAAATATATGCTACAACAACGCAGAGCGTTACTTCGAGTTTGCCTAA
- a CDS encoding tagaturonate reductase, which translates to MEWKSLSKEHANQSNHDVKETIVQVGEGNFLRGFVDWMIHQLNVKGLYDGKVVAIQPTPHGKVVPKLNAQDGLYTSVLRGVENGETVNRAELIESISRGIDPYNLWSDVLELARSPHIEFMFSNTTEAGLTYHQETFDENTSPLSFPGKVVAFLYERYKTFDGDSSKGITLIPCELVEGNGDLLKEIVLKLIHDWQLPQAFKEWVETDNLFCNTLVDRIVTGFPRGEEDSFRERLGYEDILLTIGEPYHLFVIDAPEEVAERLPFHKAGLNVKWGDATPYRELKVRLLNGAHTMMFAACYLAGVDTVYQAMTNERLSAFVKDGLFNEILPTVQADDEEKEQFAVSVLERFSNPFLEHQLTDIGMNPLYKFKTRVVPSLLAYVEKNATLPNKLALSLAALLAYTKPVDKEGAFLAGDRNGTRYIIRDNEQTLAFLETVWEEYEAGDATLEQTVHKLLVNTEIWGTDLTQMKGLTEKVTADLEQGIHELV; encoded by the coding sequence ATGGAGTGGAAGAGTCTTTCAAAAGAGCATGCAAACCAATCGAATCATGATGTGAAAGAAACTATAGTTCAAGTAGGAGAAGGGAACTTCCTTCGTGGATTTGTTGATTGGATGATCCATCAATTAAATGTTAAAGGACTTTATGATGGAAAAGTAGTGGCAATCCAGCCTACTCCTCATGGGAAGGTTGTACCAAAGCTTAACGCTCAAGATGGATTATACACATCCGTACTAAGAGGCGTCGAAAATGGTGAAACAGTTAATCGTGCTGAATTAATTGAATCCATCTCAAGAGGCATTGATCCCTACAATCTTTGGTCAGACGTTCTTGAGCTTGCTAGATCCCCTCATATTGAATTTATGTTTTCAAATACAACAGAAGCTGGACTAACCTATCATCAAGAGACTTTTGACGAGAATACCTCTCCATTATCTTTCCCTGGAAAGGTTGTTGCTTTTCTATATGAACGATACAAAACGTTTGATGGCGATTCGTCAAAAGGAATAACACTGATTCCATGTGAACTTGTAGAAGGAAATGGTGATCTTCTAAAAGAGATTGTACTCAAATTAATTCATGATTGGCAGCTACCACAAGCATTTAAAGAGTGGGTTGAGACCGATAATCTCTTCTGCAATACATTGGTAGATCGAATTGTGACTGGATTCCCTAGAGGGGAAGAAGATTCCTTTAGAGAACGACTTGGTTACGAGGATATCCTTTTGACAATAGGTGAGCCGTATCACTTATTTGTTATTGATGCTCCAGAAGAAGTAGCGGAACGACTTCCTTTTCATAAAGCTGGTTTAAATGTGAAGTGGGGAGATGCTACACCGTATCGTGAGCTGAAGGTGCGATTATTAAATGGTGCACACACGATGATGTTTGCAGCGTGTTACTTAGCAGGCGTAGATACAGTGTATCAAGCCATGACAAATGAGAGATTGTCTGCGTTTGTGAAGGACGGACTATTTAATGAAATCCTACCAACCGTACAAGCAGATGATGAAGAAAAAGAACAGTTTGCCGTATCTGTATTAGAGCGGTTTAGCAATCCGTTCTTAGAGCATCAGCTAACGGATATCGGCATGAATCCATTATATAAGTTTAAGACAAGAGTAGTTCCTAGTTTATTAGCCTATGTAGAAAAGAATGCGACATTGCCTAATAAGCTAGCCTTAAGTCTAGCTGCACTCCTTGCCTACACTAAACCAGTGGACAAAGAAGGTGCTTTCCTTGCTGGAGATCGCAATGGTACTCGTTACATCATTCGTGATAACGAGCAAACATTAGCTTTTCTTGAGACTGTGTGGGAAGAGTATGAAGCAGGAGATGCGACACTCGAGCAAACGGTGCATAAGCTTTTAGTAAATACAGAGATTTGGGGAACGGATCTGACTCAAATGAAAGGTCTTACGGAGAAGGTAACAGCTGACTTAGAGCAAGGTATACATGAGCTTGTTTAA
- the pelA gene encoding pectate lyase encodes MKKVLPFSPLLVFFIIAGLFYPSQVKANDVVTQAEHLITWQMEHGGWTKDKPEIYTRDWNGSESRSVWESNGQELGTVDNDATVSEILVVAEAYQLTDDQRFLDSAYDGIDFLFKLQYESGGISQVYPERGSDPSSSVWYSNYVTFNDRAMINVLELFEQVLNQEAPFNDDFLNSTLQSELEGAIDGGLDYILQSQIVANGTPTAWCQQHDPNTYEPMPGRAYEHISISGDESVSIVEWLQARPNPTPEVTASINHALNWFEEAKLTDTKYERRTEPHFFDETGTDTWARFYEIGTNRPIFSGRDGIVRYDIMEVEQERRYGYAWAGQWPARVLNE; translated from the coding sequence ATGAAGAAGGTACTACCCTTTTCCCCACTACTCGTTTTCTTTATTATTGCCGGTCTGTTTTACCCATCACAGGTGAAGGCTAACGACGTCGTTACTCAAGCCGAACATTTGATTACATGGCAAATGGAACATGGCGGTTGGACAAAAGATAAGCCCGAGATCTACACTCGTGATTGGAATGGCAGTGAATCACGATCAGTTTGGGAATCAAATGGTCAAGAACTTGGGACCGTTGATAATGACGCAACCGTATCTGAAATATTGGTAGTTGCAGAAGCATATCAACTAACAGACGATCAACGTTTTTTAGATAGTGCTTATGATGGAATTGACTTTCTCTTTAAACTCCAATATGAAAGCGGAGGAATTAGCCAAGTCTATCCTGAGCGTGGATCTGATCCTTCTAGCTCTGTTTGGTATTCAAATTATGTGACCTTTAATGACCGTGCTATGATCAACGTGCTCGAACTATTTGAACAGGTTTTAAATCAAGAAGCTCCCTTTAATGACGATTTCCTAAACAGTACCCTTCAATCTGAACTGGAAGGTGCCATTGATGGTGGACTCGACTACATCCTTCAATCACAAATTGTGGCGAACGGAACACCAACTGCTTGGTGCCAGCAACATGATCCGAATACGTACGAGCCTATGCCAGGTCGGGCGTATGAACATATATCTATCTCAGGTGATGAATCAGTCAGTATTGTCGAATGGCTGCAAGCACGCCCGAATCCTACACCAGAAGTCACAGCTTCAATTAATCACGCACTCAATTGGTTTGAAGAAGCCAAGCTCACTGATACTAAATACGAAAGACGAACAGAGCCCCATTTCTTTGATGAAACAGGCACAGACACGTGGGCTAGATTCTATGAGATAGGCACAAATCGTCCTATCTTCTCTGGCCGTGACGGTATTGTTCGCTATGACATCATGGAAGTTGAGCAGGAGCGAAGATATGGATATGCTTGGGCTGGTCAATGGCCAGCACGCGTCTTAAATGAATGA
- a CDS encoding ABC transporter substrate-binding protein, which yields MRYGEISLGPDSNELANDGSSDPIVAVANVVNRANVYLMAEKGEQPVDDSDEALAEFIKEKNIAASRYGGSPNLLTRSLFIDLGIDLEEDVILEEPTDVTAVLALVEQGKSQIANGAEPTITEGINKGVWEEPFFGFPSLGDYPYSVISVKQSTIEEEPELVEGFVQAVLRGLETVYEDPELAEEVLRTEFPTLSDEQIEATQNRAYADEHWSKDGIITEEALAKTMDVLKKTGIHDKPYSYEKMVDMQFVE from the coding sequence GTGAGGTATGGGGAAATATCGCTTGGTCCTGACTCAAATGAACTTGCAAATGATGGAAGCAGTGATCCGATTGTAGCGGTAGCAAATGTCGTGAACCGAGCGAATGTGTATCTAATGGCCGAAAAAGGAGAGCAGCCAGTAGATGATAGCGATGAGGCTCTTGCTGAATTTATAAAAGAAAAAAACATTGCGGCGAGCCGTTATGGAGGAAGCCCAAACCTACTGACAAGATCATTGTTTATCGACCTTGGAATTGACTTAGAAGAAGATGTCATCCTAGAAGAACCAACCGATGTTACGGCCGTTCTTGCATTAGTAGAACAAGGCAAATCACAAATAGCAAACGGAGCAGAACCTACAATTACAGAAGGAATCAATAAGGGTGTGTGGGAAGAACCATTTTTCGGATTCCCGTCACTTGGAGATTACCCATACTCAGTCATCAGTGTAAAACAATCTACTATTGAAGAAGAGCCAGAATTAGTTGAAGGATTTGTGCAAGCCGTCCTTCGTGGACTTGAAACCGTTTATGAGGATCCCGAATTAGCAGAAGAAGTACTACGCACGGAATTCCCAACATTGAGCGACGAGCAAATAGAAGCAACTCAGAATAGAGCATACGCAGATGAACACTGGAGCAAGGATGGAATCATTACAGAAGAAGCATTAGCAAAAACTATGGATGTCTTAAAGAAAACAGGCATCCATGACAAACCATACTCTTATGAAAAAATGGTTGATATGCAATTTGTTGAATGA
- a CDS encoding ABC transporter substrate-binding protein — translation MRTQTWKVKVGMVIAIICGLIVAGCSGGNEEEMKKVSIAEPAHLTGYLPLYIAIHEGYFEEEGLEVEMVTAAGGAHVTTLVSGEVWGNIAWS, via the coding sequence ATGCGAACACAAACGTGGAAGGTGAAAGTAGGCATGGTGATAGCCATTATTTGTGGCTTGATTGTAGCTGGGTGTAGTGGTGGTAATGAGGAAGAAATGAAGAAAGTATCGATTGCCGAACCGGCTCATCTAACGGGGTATCTGCCTCTATATATTGCGATACATGAAGGCTATTTTGAAGAAGAGGGACTAGAAGTAGAAATGGTGACTGCTGCAGGTGGCGCACATGTTACAACACTAGTCAGTGGTGAGGTATGGGGAAATATCGCTTGGTCCTGA
- the ltaE gene encoding low-specificity L-threonine aldolase, translating into MIDLRSDTVTKLTDRMRQKMYEAEVGDDVYRDDPTMRKLEELAADMLGKEEALFVTSGTQGNQIAVLVHCSLGQEIILEEGSHIFRYEGGATSAFAGIQPFPIKGERGSMNALDIEAAIRGSDIHEAETGLICLENTHNRAGGTVTTPESMKEIYEVAKRHHLPVHLDGARLMNAAVALKRPMTDFTQYVTTVQICLSKGLGAPVGSIIAGSSEFIAKARKWRKRLGGGLRQSGVLAAPGIIALTEMVDRLDEDHQHAKWLAEQIHALPQLRVAFEVETNIVMMDVSETGLTSKQFVELLKENGVLANPFAPTIVRLVTHYDVSRVDIEQTADVLRLLVSEKIGK; encoded by the coding sequence ATGATTGATCTTCGCAGTGATACAGTAACAAAGCTGACAGACCGGATGAGACAGAAGATGTATGAGGCAGAGGTTGGAGATGATGTATATCGAGATGATCCAACCATGCGTAAATTGGAAGAACTAGCAGCTGACATGCTTGGGAAAGAAGAAGCCCTTTTTGTCACAAGTGGGACTCAGGGAAATCAGATTGCCGTTTTGGTGCATTGTTCGTTAGGTCAGGAAATTATTCTAGAAGAAGGCTCGCATATTTTTCGCTATGAAGGTGGAGCAACCTCGGCTTTTGCGGGTATTCAGCCTTTCCCGATAAAAGGGGAACGTGGATCAATGAATGCATTAGATATTGAAGCAGCTATTCGAGGATCTGATATCCATGAAGCTGAAACGGGATTAATCTGTTTGGAGAACACTCATAATCGAGCCGGAGGTACTGTCACAACTCCTGAGAGTATGAAAGAAATTTATGAAGTAGCAAAGCGGCATCATCTTCCTGTGCATCTAGATGGAGCCAGACTAATGAACGCTGCTGTAGCCTTAAAGCGCCCAATGACTGATTTTACGCAATATGTGACAACGGTTCAAATCTGTTTGTCAAAAGGACTTGGAGCACCTGTAGGGTCGATCATTGCAGGTAGTAGCGAGTTTATTGCAAAAGCACGAAAATGGAGAAAGCGTTTAGGTGGAGGGCTTCGTCAATCCGGTGTACTTGCTGCACCTGGCATCATCGCTCTTACAGAAATGGTTGACCGATTGGACGAAGATCATCAGCATGCAAAGTGGCTAGCAGAGCAAATACATGCACTTCCGCAATTACGAGTTGCTTTCGAAGTTGAGACGAACATCGTCATGATGGATGTCTCTGAGACGGGTTTAACCTCAAAGCAGTTTGTTGAGCTCCTAAAAGAAAACGGAGTCCTTGCTAATCCATTTGCTCCAACAATTGTGCGTTTGGTTACACATTATGATGTAAGCAGAGTTGATATTGAACAAACGGCAGATGTGTTGAGACTCCTAGTCTCAGAGAAGATAGGTAAATAG